The window TTCCTCATCGCACTGGAGAAAGGCTATTTCGGCGACGAGGGGCTCTTCGTCACGATCGACGCCGGTACAGGCTCGCGCGAAGCTATTCCGCGGGTCGCGACCGGTGGCTATGACGCTGGCTTCGGCGATGTGAACTCGCTGATCCGCTTTCGCGATGAGAATCCCAACGTCAATCTCAAGGCGGTGATGATGGTCTATGACCGTCCGCCCTTTGCGATTGTCGGGCGCAAGAGCCGCGGCATCACGGCAGACCCTAAGAGCCTCGAAGGCAAGAAGCTCGGCGCGCCGGCAGCCGATGGTGCCTTCGCGCAATGGCCGGTGTTCAAGAAGGTCAACGGCATCGACGATGCCAAGATCAAGCTCGAGAACATCGGCTTTCCGGTGCGCGAACCGATGCTCGCTTCCGGTGAGGTCGATGCCATCTTCGGCTTCGCCCATACGTCTTTCATCAATCTGAAAGCCCGCGGCGTGCCGACCGACGACATCGTCACCCTGCTGATGGCCGATCATGGCGTCGAGCTCTACGGTAACGCCGTGATCGTCTCGCCGAAACTGCTGGCCGAGAATCCGCAGGCCGTGCGTGGCCTGCTGCGGGCGATCACTCGCAGCGTCAGGGACGTCGTTGCCGACCCCGATGCGGCGACCGCCGTCGTGCTTCAGCGTAACGAGGGCGCGCGCTCCGAGATCGAGCTGCAGCGCCTCAAGATGGCGCTCGATCACTATGTGATGACGCCGAACGTCAAGACGAATGGCTTCGGTGGCATCGACAAGGCCCGCTGGCAGAAGGCGCTTGACCAGATCGCGCTGACCTTCCCGTTCAAGGACAAGGCGAAGGCCGGCAACGCCTTCGCCGAGGGTTTCCTGCCAGCGGAGGCCGAGCGGGCGTTCTGAACGGAGTGCCTGCTTACTTTAGGCCATGGTGACAGCGGCTTTAGGCTTCGCCTATCGTGCGCCGCTTTTCGCCAGAGACCTGCCGCATGCTCCCCGACATCCGCGATTATGAGCGCTTGCGCGCCGCCTTCCGCTGGCGGATTCCGGAGCGTTACAATATCGGCGTCGATTGCTGCGATCGCTGGGCTGTAGCCGAGCCCGGCAAGGTTGCGATCCTCGAAATGCAGCCCGACTGGTCGGTCGTGCCAGTCAGCTATGGCGAGTTGCGGGCGCAATCGAACCGGTTGGCCAATGCACTGCGCAAGCGTGGCGTCGGGGAGGGCGATCGCGTCGCGATCCTGCTGCCGCAGGGAAGGCACGTGCCGATCGCCCATATGGCGGCCTACAAGCTCGGCGCCATAGCGGTGCCGCTGGCGGCGCTGTTCGGAGCCGATGCGTTGTCCTATCGGCTCCGGGACAGCGCGGCGAAGGCGCTGGTGACCAATGCAGCCGGGCTCGCCAAGCTCGGCCAGATCGGCGAGCCGCTACCCGAGCTCGAGCTGGTGATCTCGATCGATGGGTCGGATGGGCGAGCCGAGGGGTTTGCTCGCGCACTGGAAGCCGAAAACGAGGACTTCAAGCCGATCGACAGCAGCCCGGACGATCCGGCGCTGATGATCTACACCTCCGGCACCACCGGCAATGCCAAGGGGGCGTTGCATGGCCACCGCGTCATGCTCGGCCATCTGCCCGGCGTGGAAATGCCGCATGAATTCCTGCCGCAGCCAGGTGACCTGCTCTGGACGCCGGCCGACTGGGCCTGGGCCGGCGGCCTGCTCAACAATTTGCTGCCGGCGCTGCATCACGGCATCCCGATCGTGGCGCGGCCGGCGGCGAAGTTCGATCCTGATGAGGCGCTCCGGCTGATGGCGGATGTCGGGGTGCGCAACTGCTTCATCCCGCCGACGGCGCTGCGCATGCTGCGGGCGGTCGAGAACCCGCGCGGGCGCTATGATCTCAAGCTGCGCACGGTCGCTTCGGGCGGCGAGTCGCTCGGCGCCGAGACGTTGGCCTGGGGCCGCGAAAAACTCGGGCTGACCATCAATGAGTTCTACGGCCAGACCGAGTGCAATCTCGTGCTCGCCTCCTGCGCGGCGATCGGAGTGGTCAAGCCGGGTTTCATCGGCAAGGCAGTGCCGGGCCACGAGGTCGCGGTGATCCGGCCGGACGGCAGCCTGTGCGAGCCGGAGGAGGAGGGGCAGATCGCGGTGCGCCGGCCCAACCCGGTGATGTTCCTGCATTACTGGCGCAAGCCCGAGGCGACCGAGGCCAAGTTCATCGGCGACTGGATGACGACCGGTGATCAGGGCTCGCAGGATGGCGATGGCTATATCCGCTTCGTCGGCCGCGACGACGACGTCATCACCTCGTCCGGCTACCGGATCGGGCCAAGCGAGATCGAGGATTGCCTGCTGCGCCATCCGGCGGTGGCGCTCGCCGCCGTGGTCGGCAAGCCCGACGCGCTGCGTACTGAGATCGTCAAGGCTTTCATCGTGCCGAAGCCCGGCTATGAGGCCTCGCCGCAGCTCGTCAAGGAGATCCAGGGCTTCGTGCGCGAGCGGCTGGCGGCGCATGAATATCCGCGCGAGATCGAATTCCGCAGCGAGTTGCCGATGACCACCACCGGCAAGATCATCAGGCGGCTGCTGCGCGACGCCGGATGATGATCGGCGCGCGGCGGGCCGCTGCCGCCGAGACGGAAAGCCGGATGTCGCCGAGCCGCAGCGGCGCCATCACGGCATGTGGGCCAGGGACGTCGCCGATGATCTCGCGCTGGCGACCGCGCCGGCCGAGCCAGGTGACGAGCTGCGCCAGCGGCGCGAAGCTGGCGAAGCGGTCATCCTCGGCGCCAGAATAGAGCCAGAGGCGTGGTCCCTTGCCGATCAGGATCGCGCCGGCGATGGGCCTGTCGTCGAGGCTCAGCAGGCCGATCCGGCAGCGATGCGAGCCGGCGAGATTGCGGGTCATGGCGCGCAGGAAAGAGCTCTCTCGGATGTCCTGCAGCGCGGCGACACCGGCGCGCGCCAGCGAGCCGGAAGCTTCGAGAGCCAGATGGAGCTCGACCATGTCACGCAGCTCCTGGCGTGAGCCAGATTCGGCGAAGGAGAGCTTGCCGTGGCGCGACAGGCCGTGGCGCAGGGCAGTGAGATCTGGTGCGCCCACGCGGGCTGGCGATTTCGGCGTCGGTTCGAGCGAGGCGGCGTGGCCCGTGTGTTCGGCAACCCGCAACAGGCTGCGCAGGAACGGGCCATCGAGATCAAGGTTGTGCAGCTGGAGGTTTTGCGCGTTGGCGAGACCCCAGCGGCCGGAGGCGTGGAGCAGGGTGGCGACGACGCGCTCCGCCTGATCTGCGTCGATCAGTGGCGTGGCGATGCCGAGGCGAGGATTGCTCAAGCCGGTCAGTTCGTCATGGCCGAGCAAGCGGCGCTGGAGACGAGCCGGGACGAAGCCGAGCAGGCGCCGCGATGTGGCCGCACCGCTCCAAATTAGCAGTACAGGCGTGTCGCGGAAGTCGACGAGGTGCTGGGCGGCGGGCAGGGCAAAATCGGGTTCGAAGAAGGGGTTTGCCTCGATCGCGCGGGCGGCGAGATCGCGCCATTCGGGCTCGATGGTGGCGCAGGCGGCGAGCGTGCGGCGCTCGAGCCCGAGTGCGCTTTCCTCCGCAGTTGGCTCGACGGCACGGGCCCGCTCGGGCGGCGCCGGGCTCGCTGGCATCGCAGAGGCGACAAGGTTCGGCATGGCGCAGCCCTTTCGCGGCTCGCCCTGCTTCGGTGCGCTTTCGTGCCGGATCGGCACGCGGGCGCGGGACGGCGCAGGGGTCTGCGCGCTACGACCCAAGAAACGGGCCGGACGGGACAGGCCGGTCAGGCGTGATGGTGGTGGTGATCAGGCTGCGCCTGGGCAGGTGCGGGCCGGCCGAGGAAGGCCGACCAGAGCCGCGAGACGGTCTCTTCCTCCAGATCCTTGACGATCAGGACGAGGCGGGAGCGCCGGTCGGCATCGGGCCAGGCCGGCAGCAGCACCGGTGGATGCAGGATCTGCTGGACAGCATGGACCAATAACGGCCCTTCGGGATGCTCGGCGAGCGCGACCAGCCCCTTCAGACGCAGAAGTTTGGCACCATGGGTCGAGCGCAGCAGGGTCCAGAACAGATCGAAGGTCGCCTCGCGGATCGGTGTCTCGGCGGTCAGCGTGAAAGCGCGGATGCTGGCGTCGTGGCGGTTGACGTCGTGATGATGGTGGTCGTGGCCGCCATGGTAGTGATGGCCGTGGGTCTCGTCATGATCGTGGTGATGGTCGTGATCGTGATCATGGCTGTCCAGCACCTCGGCCGCGAGCCAGCGGCGCAGTTCTTCCGGTCGCTCGGCGATGTCGTAGAGGCCGGCGCCGACGAGCGCCTCGGCCGGGGCATCGGGAGAGAGGATGGCAATGCCGGGATTGAGCTCGCCGAGACGCTTGCGCAGCGCGTCGACAGCCTGAGCATCGGTCGCGATGTCGGCCTTGGTCAACACGAGCCGGTCGGCGGCGACCACTTGCCGGAGCGCCTCCGGGTGGGCGTCGAGGGTCGCCATGCCGTTGACCGCATCGACCAGCGTGACGACGCCGTCGAGCTTGAAGCGCATGGCGAGATAGGGGTGGTTGATCAGCACGTTGAGGACTGGCGCCGGGTCGGCGAGGCCGGTGGTCTCGATCACCAGGCGCTTGAACGGGGCGGTGCGGCCATTGTCGAGCCGGCGTAGCAGGTCCTCGAGCGTGACGATCAGGTCATCGCGGATGGTGCAGCATAGGCAGCCCGAGGCGAGCAGGATCATGCCGTCCTCGATGCCCTCGACGAAGAGGTGGTCGAGGCCGATCTCCCCGAATTCGTTGACCAGCACCACCGTGTCGGCGAGCGCCGGATCCTTCAGCAGGCGATTGAGCAGAGTGGTCTTGCCGGCGCCGAGGAAGCCGGTCAGCAGCGTGAGCGGAATTGGCGCGGGGCGGTCGGACATGCGCTTCAGGTTCCTGGCGCGGCCACCGCTGGCAGCCGGCGGGCTCGCTTTTGTTCCAGTATTACATTGGCGATGATCGCCGCGACGACAAGGGCGCCGCCGGCATATTGCAGTGAGCCGACGCGCTCGCCGAGGAAGATTGCGGCGATTGCGACGGCGAAGACCGGTTCGGCGCAGAAGGCGAGGGCGGCGGGGCCGGGCGCCACGCGGGCGAGCGCGAGCACCTGCAGCAGGAAGCCGATCAGGTAGCCGCCTATGGTGATGGCGACCGCGATCGGCGCGAGCATCAGGGCCGAAGGCGATTGGAAGAGGCCGGTGAGGGCGAGGATCGCGAGCGTCACCGGCAGGATGACGAGATGCGACCAGAACAGCTTCGGCAAGGTTCCGGTGTCGCCGCAGCGTGCCGCCGAGAAGAACTGCACCGCAGCCAGCACGCTCGCGGCGAGCGCGAGTGCGAGCCCGCGCGGATCGAGCCCGTGCCAGTCGGGGCCGACCACCATGGCCACGCCGAGGAAGGCGACGAGCGCGATGACCACCCGGTCGAGGCTGAAGCGGACCGGGGTGAAGAGCGGCTCGGTCAGCACGATCAGGATGGGAAAGGTATAGAAGACCACGGCCGCCACCGTGATCGGCAGGAAGGCGACCGAGGAGAGATAAGCGCAGGCGGTCAGCGCCGTGCTGACGCCGAAGAGGGCGAGCGCCGGCCAGCGATGGCGCGGCACGGCAAGGCTGGCGCGCCAGAGGATTGTCGCACCTACGACGAGCGCCAGCATCAGGAAGACGCGATAGAAGACGATGAGCGG is drawn from Bosea sp. Tri-49 and contains these coding sequences:
- a CDS encoding GNAT family N-acetyltransferase, producing MPNLVASAMPASPAPPERARAVEPTAEESALGLERRTLAACATIEPEWRDLAARAIEANPFFEPDFALPAAQHLVDFRDTPVLLIWSGAATSRRLLGFVPARLQRRLLGHDELTGLSNPRLGIATPLIDADQAERVVATLLHASGRWGLANAQNLQLHNLDLDGPFLRSLLRVAEHTGHAASLEPTPKSPARVGAPDLTALRHGLSRHGKLSFAESGSRQELRDMVELHLALEASGSLARAGVAALQDIRESSFLRAMTRNLAGSHRCRIGLLSLDDRPIAGAILIGKGPRLWLYSGAEDDRFASFAPLAQLVTWLGRRGRQREIIGDVPGPHAVMAPLRLGDIRLSVSAAAARRAPIIIRRRAAAA
- a CDS encoding CobW family GTP-binding protein; its protein translation is MSDRPAPIPLTLLTGFLGAGKTTLLNRLLKDPALADTVVLVNEFGEIGLDHLFVEGIEDGMILLASGCLCCTIRDDLIVTLEDLLRRLDNGRTAPFKRLVIETTGLADPAPVLNVLINHPYLAMRFKLDGVVTLVDAVNGMATLDAHPEALRQVVAADRLVLTKADIATDAQAVDALRKRLGELNPGIAILSPDAPAEALVGAGLYDIAERPEELRRWLAAEVLDSHDHDHDHHHDHDETHGHHYHGGHDHHHHDVNRHDASIRAFTLTAETPIREATFDLFWTLLRSTHGAKLLRLKGLVALAEHPEGPLLVHAVQQILHPPVLLPAWPDADRRSRLVLIVKDLEEETVSRLWSAFLGRPAPAQAQPDHHHHHA
- a CDS encoding ABC transporter substrate-binding protein, with protein sequence MSAAMPPFHVPLSRRDFGRVLAGGALAASTGFSAPAAAATQLKFTLDWRFEGPAALFLIALEKGYFGDEGLFVTIDAGTGSREAIPRVATGGYDAGFGDVNSLIRFRDENPNVNLKAVMMVYDRPPFAIVGRKSRGITADPKSLEGKKLGAPAADGAFAQWPVFKKVNGIDDAKIKLENIGFPVREPMLASGEVDAIFGFAHTSFINLKARGVPTDDIVTLLMADHGVELYGNAVIVSPKLLAENPQAVRGLLRAITRSVRDVVADPDAATAVVLQRNEGARSEIELQRLKMALDHYVMTPNVKTNGFGGIDKARWQKALDQIALTFPFKDKAKAGNAFAEGFLPAEAERAF
- a CDS encoding DMT family transporter yields the protein MERSASSVQQGLALALASAAAFGTNIVSAQLAGHAGLSGPLIVFYRVFLMLALVVGATILWRASLAVPRHRWPALALFGVSTALTACAYLSSVAFLPITVAAVVFYTFPILIVLTEPLFTPVRFSLDRVVIALVAFLGVAMVVGPDWHGLDPRGLALALAASVLAAVQFFSAARCGDTGTLPKLFWSHLVILPVTLAILALTGLFQSPSALMLAPIAVAITIGGYLIGFLLQVLALARVAPGPAALAFCAEPVFAVAIAAIFLGERVGSLQYAGGALVVAAIIANVILEQKRARRLPAVAAPGT
- a CDS encoding acyl-CoA synthetase, with the protein product MLPDIRDYERLRAAFRWRIPERYNIGVDCCDRWAVAEPGKVAILEMQPDWSVVPVSYGELRAQSNRLANALRKRGVGEGDRVAILLPQGRHVPIAHMAAYKLGAIAVPLAALFGADALSYRLRDSAAKALVTNAAGLAKLGQIGEPLPELELVISIDGSDGRAEGFARALEAENEDFKPIDSSPDDPALMIYTSGTTGNAKGALHGHRVMLGHLPGVEMPHEFLPQPGDLLWTPADWAWAGGLLNNLLPALHHGIPIVARPAAKFDPDEALRLMADVGVRNCFIPPTALRMLRAVENPRGRYDLKLRTVASGGESLGAETLAWGREKLGLTINEFYGQTECNLVLASCAAIGVVKPGFIGKAVPGHEVAVIRPDGSLCEPEEEGQIAVRRPNPVMFLHYWRKPEATEAKFIGDWMTTGDQGSQDGDGYIRFVGRDDDVITSSGYRIGPSEIEDCLLRHPAVALAAVVGKPDALRTEIVKAFIVPKPGYEASPQLVKEIQGFVRERLAAHEYPREIEFRSELPMTTTGKIIRRLLRDAG